From a single Thalassophryne amazonica chromosome 7, fThaAma1.1, whole genome shotgun sequence genomic region:
- the mlf2 gene encoding myeloid leukemia factor 2 has translation MFRFLNDVDDDPFMMDPFAAHRQQMRSLFGPLAIEPFPLAPHIQPHRAPRQQAGPVTPFGMMGMGGGFMDMFGMMGEMMGNMERMSGSPNCQTFSSSTVISYSSLDAGAPKVYQQTSQTRTAPGGIRETRQSMRDSESGLERLAIGHHIGERAHIMERSRNRRTGDREERQDFINLDETEAEAFDEEWRREAGRYGPPNTRGLEYSRDRRAGGQQLALTAPPSSTSPPGNRHDSPRHRQHHTRPRYDW, from the exons ATGTTTCGCTTCTTGAATGATGTGGATGACGATCCGTTCATGAT GGATCCATTTGCAGCTCACAGGCAGCAGATGAGGAGTCTGTTTGGACCATTGGCAATAGAACCTTTTCCTCTTGCACCCCACATCCAGCCTCACCGTGCACCTCGCCAACAG GCTGGTCCTGTGACTCCTTTTGGGATGATGGGAATG GGAGGAGGATTTATGGATATGTTTGGCATGATGGGAGAAATGATGGGAAACATG GAACGGATGTCCGGTTCACCCAACTGTCAGACATTTTCCTCCTCAACAGTGATCTCCTACTCCTCCTTAGATGCTGGGGCTCCTAAAGTGTATCAACAGACCAGTCAAACAAGAACGGCCCCTGGCGGG ATCCGTGAGACACGACAGTCCATGCGGGACAGTGAGAGCGGCCTTGAGCGTCTTGCCATTGGCCATCACATTGGAGAGCGTGCGCATATAATGGAACGTTCACGAAATCGGCGCACTGGCGACCGCGAGGAGCGACAAGACTTCATTAACCTCGATGAGA CTGAGGCTGAAGCATTTGATGAAGAATGGAGGAGGGAGGCGGGCCGATATGGTCCTCCAAACACCCGCGGGCTGGAATACAGCCGAGATCGACGAGCGGGAGGCCAGCAGCTGGCTCTTACTGCTCCTCCCAGCTCAACCTCTCCACCCGGCAATCGACATGACTCCCCCAGACATCGCCAGCACCACACCCGTCCACGTTACGACTGGTGA